The Quercus robur chromosome 3, dhQueRobu3.1, whole genome shotgun sequence DNA segment CCCAGTACAACAACTGCCAGGCTCAGGGGTTCCTTGGAGTAGCATTAAAGGCTTTCTGACTTGATCTTCATTTCACATTACCAACACCACTcaaaataaaggagaaaaagaataaaacaaaaaggagagGCAAATTTATAAGCAGAAAGTTTCATTGGATGCCTTTGATGATTTCTGTTGCAAGAACATGGGTTATGATTCTGAGATTCTCCGCATGATCTTCATCATCATATTCATGCTTCTATCATTACAATACACCCACATTTTTGTTGCTGGTTCTGTGTTAAATGCAGCAGGAGACTTAAATGCTCATGGCTTGCTGTACCTCAGAGAGGACAACGGTGATAGGATTGAAAACAACATCCAGAAAGTTTCAGGAGAAGATGAGAATGAAGAAAAGGGTGCTTTAATAGTGGAAAAGTTTAGAGCTTTACTTGGACTGAAGAGCTTCCACATAAGAAGTCCATCACATAGAGGTTCTGAACACTTGTCCCCATCACCCTCTCCATCACCATCCATTGAACCTGAAGAAGCTCCAGCTCCAGCTCCAGCTCCTGTTCATGTTCCAATGCTGCATATCCATGCCCATCCTCATCCTCCATCACACAGGTCAAGTTCAATCCCACCACACCACAAGAAACAGGATGGAGATACAGGCAGAATAAGAACAATTCTTATTGCAACCATTGTGTCTGCAGGAGCTGCTTTCTTAGTTTGTGCTCTTGGACTCATCTGGGTCTGCAGGAAACGCAGAAAAGATAGAAAGAAGCCCTCAAGAATTGTGTCAGTCTACAGCAAAAAAGGAGGCACCAGAAGTAAATTAAAGAATGTGAGTACTCAAAATTCAGCAAGCAAGGTGAGCCAAAATACTGGCCTTGATCTCTTTTACCTTAATTCATTAGGTACTGATTTAGAGCAACAGGCTTGTTATCTCAAGCAAACTTGTGAAACTGTAAACACATCATCAAATCATAGCACCCCAAAATTTACATTGCTTGAGAGGGAAGAATCAAAGAAAGAACTTTTAAGGATAGAATCCGATAATGTCAGTAGTTCTTCCACAAGGGAAATTACATCTGTTCATGAGGATAATGAGTCAATCAAATATGAATCAGATGGTGGTAACTCCTCATCTGGTGATAAAATTATTCCCATGGATTGTCATTCCTCTGATGATGAATCCTTCCATTCTTTTGGAGAATCACTTCCTTCAAATGTCAGGCATTCCAATGCTTCAGCTGGTTGTCTTAGTGAGACATCAGAAATTTTCTCTAAAGAAGAGTCACATATTAAGCCTTCCTTGGCCAACTCTACAGATTTACCAATGCCTCTAGCTACCCCAGATCTTGACTCAATTCGAGAATCAACTTCACCAACACAAAATTCACAATCTCCAAGCAATAATAAAcaggaaaaacaaacatttgATTGTTCTTTAGAGTGTCAGAAAAGTTTAAAgtccccaccaccaccacctcctccacctccacccCCTCCTCCCCCATGTGTGacattttttccttcttcaactaGAATTGCATCTAAAGCTTCATGTTCTTTCACATTGCCAAATATATCATCTCCAAGAAATTCAGCTTCTTCATCAGGATCAAACTTAACTCCACAAAGAGACTTGCCATCTTCTCCTCAAACCCCTCCAAAACAACCACAAACTCCACCTTGCATTCCACCACCACCTTGTCCACCTCCT contains these protein-coding regions:
- the LOC126716969 gene encoding formin-like protein 11; protein product: MGYDSEILRMIFIIIFMLLSLQYTHIFVAGSVLNAAGDLNAHGLLYLREDNGDRIENNIQKVSGEDENEEKGALIVEKFRALLGLKSFHIRSPSHRGSEHLSPSPSPSPSIEPEEAPAPAPAPVHVPMLHIHAHPHPPSHRSSSIPPHHKKQDGDTGRIRTILIATIVSAGAAFLVCALGLIWVCRKRRKDRKKPSRIVSVYSKKGGTRSKLKNVSTQNSASKVSQNTGLDLFYLNSLGTDLEQQACYLKQTCETVNTSSNHSTPKFTLLEREESKKELLRIESDNVSSSSTREITSVHEDNESIKYESDGGNSSSGDKIIPMDCHSSDDESFHSFGESLPSNVRHSNASAGCLSETSEIFSKEESHIKPSLANSTDLPMPLATPDLDSIRESTSPTQNSQSPSNNKQEKQTFDCSLECQKSLKSPPPPPPPPPPPPPPCVTFFPSSTRIASKASCSFTLPNISSPRNSASSSGSNLTPQRDLPSSPQTPPKQPQTPPCIPPPPCPPPFLKGKNISAKGPPPPPSLLPQFTPLGKDGAPLPKLKPLHWDKVRAAPDRSMVWDKLRSSSFEFDEEMIESLFGYNLQNSMKSDEAKSKTPSPSKHVLDPKRLQNITILSKALNMSAEEACEALIQGNGLSLQQLEALVKMVPNKEEEAKLCSYKGDINELGSAEKVLKLILRIPFAFLRVEAMLYRETFEDEVVHLRNSFSMLEEACKELRSSRLFLKLLEAVLKTGNRMNVGTIRGGARAFKLDALLKLADVKGTDGKTTLLHFVVQEIIRSEGIRVSDSIMGRISQKNKSKTAEEKEEDYRRMGLDLVSGLSTELYNVKKTAAIDLDVIATSVSNLSDGMAKLQHLVHKDLCRDEQNANFVNSMRSFLNYAEKNLKELQGDENMVLTHVKEITEYFHGDVSKDEANPLRIFVIVRDFLGMLDHVCKELRSSKTPRSPNPLAPFR